In a genomic window of Saccharothrix sp. HUAS TT1:
- the mptB gene encoding polyprenol phosphomannose-dependent alpha 1,6 mannosyltransferase MptB, translating into MAATPSYPRSSAAPVEPVRSSATRVQDRGDPADRPDPGGIPIRTILLGVGGVMLIALGGTGAGAILKHDPLLTDTSLSFIRYGHGHDLATAVLYAGLGMVIWSWVRLGRMVRNGHVGTAAVLTAIVAWTLPLLFAPPLFSKDIYSYLAQGQIALNGLDPYRVGPAVLQSPLSDNVSWVWQNTPAPYGPLFLMLAEGVVWVTGGSVIGGVVIMRLVLAVGLGLLCWSLPGLTRHLGGRPAIALWVAAANPLMLVHLIGGAHNDLLMVGLLAAGVLLVLDGRHVPGIALVTLAFAVKATAVVALPFLVLVWARRLPGTRTAQLGKALVGGVVTFAAVFAATTAVSGLDLGWIPALSSSSAIVNWLSLPSAVGDFAHTAVNAFVRVEPGWFMTIARGLGSVLLVFIAWRQWRAAQDGGPDAMRRAAITMLAVALLSPATLPWYFSWPLVMAAALPWTTTGLKAAAFFSTWLLLVTFPNGDTALYSWVYLAGVAAVSALACVSLTRPDPLRLSDRYG; encoded by the coding sequence ATGGCCGCGACCCCGTCCTATCCACGATCGAGCGCCGCACCTGTCGAGCCGGTGCGGTCGTCGGCTACCCGGGTTCAGGACCGGGGGGACCCGGCGGACCGACCCGATCCCGGCGGCATCCCCATCCGCACCATCCTGCTCGGCGTCGGCGGCGTCATGCTGATCGCGCTCGGCGGCACCGGCGCGGGCGCGATCCTCAAGCACGACCCGCTGCTCACCGACACCTCGCTGAGCTTCATCCGCTACGGCCACGGCCACGACCTGGCGACCGCGGTGCTCTACGCCGGCCTCGGCATGGTGATCTGGTCGTGGGTGCGGCTGGGCCGGATGGTGCGCAACGGGCACGTCGGCACCGCCGCCGTGCTCACCGCGATCGTCGCCTGGACGCTGCCGCTGCTGTTCGCGCCGCCGCTGTTCAGCAAGGACATCTACAGCTACCTGGCGCAGGGCCAGATCGCGCTCAACGGCCTCGACCCGTACCGGGTGGGCCCGGCGGTGCTCCAGAGCCCGCTGTCGGACAACGTGAGCTGGGTCTGGCAGAACACCCCGGCGCCGTACGGGCCGCTGTTCCTGATGCTCGCCGAGGGCGTCGTGTGGGTCACCGGGGGCAGCGTCATCGGCGGCGTGGTGATCATGCGGCTGGTGCTGGCCGTCGGCCTGGGGCTGCTGTGCTGGTCGCTGCCCGGCCTGACCCGGCACCTCGGCGGGCGGCCCGCGATCGCGCTCTGGGTGGCCGCGGCGAACCCGCTGATGCTGGTGCACCTCATCGGCGGCGCGCACAACGACCTGCTGATGGTCGGCCTGCTGGCGGCCGGCGTGCTGCTGGTGCTGGACGGCAGGCACGTGCCCGGCATCGCCCTGGTGACGCTGGCGTTCGCGGTCAAGGCCACCGCCGTGGTCGCGCTGCCGTTCCTGGTGCTGGTGTGGGCGCGCCGGCTGCCCGGCACGCGGACCGCGCAGCTCGGCAAGGCCCTGGTGGGCGGCGTGGTCACGTTCGCCGCGGTGTTCGCCGCGACCACCGCCGTGTCCGGCCTGGACCTGGGCTGGATACCGGCGCTCAGCTCGTCGTCCGCGATCGTGAACTGGCTGTCGCTGCCCAGCGCGGTCGGCGACTTCGCGCACACCGCGGTCAACGCGTTCGTCCGGGTCGAGCCGGGCTGGTTCATGACCATCGCCCGCGGCCTCGGCTCGGTGCTGCTGGTCTTCATCGCGTGGCGGCAGTGGCGGGCCGCGCAGGACGGCGGTCCGGACGCGATGCGCCGCGCCGCGATCACCATGCTGGCCGTGGCCCTGCTCTCCCCCGCCACGCTGCCCTGGTACTTCAGCTGGCCGCTGGTGATGGCCGCGGCGCTGCCGTGGACCACGACCGGGCTGAAGGCGGCGGCGTTCTTCTCCACCTGGCTGCTGCTGGTGACCTTCCCCAACGGCGACACGGCGCTGTACTCGTGGGTCTACCTGGCCGGGGTCGCGGCGGTGTCGGCGCTGGCGTGCGTGTCGCTGACCAGGCCCGACCCGCTGCGGCTGTCCGACCGGTACGGGTGA
- a CDS encoding Rv2175c family DNA-binding protein translates to MSAIPAAADVLAPDLEVLSLPDVGERLGLPINRVHQLLRDGQLLAERRDGVLVVPAQFLAAGGVVKGLPGTITVLRDSGFSTEEILRWLFTEDETLPGTPIEALRGDRGREVKRRAQALGF, encoded by the coding sequence GTGAGTGCGATTCCTGCCGCTGCGGATGTGCTGGCCCCCGACCTGGAGGTCCTGTCCCTCCCCGACGTCGGCGAGCGCCTTGGCCTGCCGATCAACCGAGTCCACCAGTTGCTGCGCGACGGTCAACTGCTCGCCGAGCGCCGTGACGGTGTCCTCGTCGTCCCCGCCCAGTTCCTCGCCGCCGGAGGCGTGGTCAAGGGGCTGCCCGGCACCATCACGGTGCTGCGCGATTCCGGCTTCTCCACCGAGGAGATCCTGCGGTGGCTGTTCACCGAGGACGAGACCCTGCCCGGCACGCCGATCGAGGCGTTGCGCGGCGACCGCGGCCGTGAGGTGAAGCGGCGGGCGCAGGCACTGGGCTTCTGA
- a CDS encoding PASTA domain-containing protein gives MERSATNVIGGLLEQRYRVGPLVARGGMSTVYQGVDTRLERTVAIKVMDPRFSADPQFVARFEREARAAAKLHHPGVVQVHDQGVDEDRVYLVMELVDGGTLRDLLNARGKLDVALALTVIEKVLSPLAAAHRADLVHRDVKPENVLIGSGGAVKVADFGLVRAVSTAGVTSDTMILGTVAYLSPEQVTTGNTDARSDVYSAGVLLYEMLTGAPPYVGDNAISVAYRHVNDEVPPVPDVPAEVAELVRRATRKEPFLRPADAESFLSEVETARARLGLAAVDVPVPVAARPADEATQHVPAPPNPAEQTLRVEPVRVAAGVPFAEPTVPVHRPNPLVPPTSGPQGTRAIPRAELLAPPEPKPVGPQAPQPPQPPGVRPRPKRQPKKKTPEQLYEEMRARSKRQFITWISIVAVAAVLIGIAGWWLVVGRVTTVPELVGKELTTATALLDEASLKHTQQTENSDTVPTGQVISSDPPAGTKGNRGDLVRLVVSAGKPVVPQVNPGVEVAAAEGEIASVGLKSQLNPADDAFSDRVPKGKVVTLKPAPGTQVPIGSVVTIVLSKGSEPKPVPSVTGKSKDEAFAELSAAGFEPVEGKAEFSESVDGGKVVRTDPAAGSNVPAGSRKVTVVLSNAVTVPQVEGKSVKEAKKTLEEAGLKVDVQFNDRDRARVVNQSVRGGQRVPKDTKVTIIAL, from the coding sequence GTGGAAAGGTCGGCGACGAACGTGATCGGCGGGCTGCTCGAACAACGCTACCGGGTCGGCCCCCTGGTGGCGCGGGGCGGCATGTCCACCGTGTACCAGGGCGTGGACACCCGCCTGGAGCGCACGGTGGCCATCAAGGTCATGGACCCCCGGTTCTCCGCCGACCCGCAGTTCGTCGCGCGGTTCGAGCGCGAGGCGCGGGCCGCGGCGAAGCTGCACCACCCCGGCGTGGTGCAGGTGCACGACCAGGGCGTCGACGAGGACCGGGTCTACCTGGTCATGGAACTGGTCGACGGCGGCACGCTGCGCGACCTGCTCAACGCCCGCGGCAAGCTGGACGTGGCGCTGGCGCTCACCGTGATCGAGAAGGTGCTCTCGCCGCTGGCCGCCGCGCACCGGGCCGACCTGGTGCACCGGGACGTGAAGCCGGAGAACGTGCTCATCGGGTCCGGCGGCGCGGTGAAGGTGGCCGACTTCGGGCTGGTCCGCGCCGTCTCCACGGCGGGCGTCACCAGCGACACCATGATCCTGGGCACGGTCGCCTACCTCTCCCCCGAGCAGGTCACCACGGGCAACACGGACGCGCGCAGCGACGTGTACTCGGCGGGCGTGCTGCTGTACGAGATGCTGACCGGGGCGCCGCCGTACGTGGGCGACAACGCCATCTCGGTGGCCTACCGGCACGTGAACGACGAGGTGCCGCCGGTGCCGGACGTCCCGGCCGAGGTGGCGGAGCTGGTGCGGCGGGCGACCCGCAAGGAGCCGTTCCTGCGGCCCGCGGACGCCGAGTCGTTCCTGTCCGAGGTGGAGACCGCGCGGGCGCGGCTCGGGCTGGCCGCGGTGGACGTGCCGGTGCCCGTCGCGGCGCGGCCCGCCGACGAGGCGACCCAGCACGTGCCCGCGCCGCCGAACCCGGCCGAGCAGACGTTGCGGGTGGAGCCGGTGCGGGTGGCGGCGGGCGTGCCGTTCGCCGAGCCGACCGTGCCGGTGCACCGGCCGAACCCGCTCGTGCCGCCGACGTCCGGCCCTCAGGGCACCAGGGCGATCCCGCGAGCGGAACTGCTCGCGCCACCGGAACCCAAGCCGGTCGGGCCACAGGCGCCGCAGCCGCCGCAGCCGCCGGGCGTTCGGCCGCGGCCCAAGAGGCAGCCGAAGAAGAAGACGCCCGAGCAGCTGTACGAGGAGATGCGGGCGCGCAGCAAGCGGCAGTTCATCACGTGGATCAGCATCGTGGCGGTGGCCGCGGTCCTGATCGGCATCGCCGGCTGGTGGCTGGTGGTCGGTCGGGTCACCACCGTGCCGGAGCTGGTCGGCAAGGAGCTGACCACGGCCACCGCGCTGCTGGACGAGGCGTCGCTGAAGCACACGCAGCAGACCGAGAACAGCGACACCGTGCCCACGGGGCAGGTCATCAGCTCCGACCCGCCCGCCGGGACCAAGGGCAACCGGGGTGACCTGGTGCGGCTCGTGGTGTCCGCGGGCAAGCCGGTGGTGCCGCAGGTCAACCCCGGTGTCGAGGTGGCGGCGGCCGAGGGGGAGATCGCCTCGGTCGGGCTGAAGTCCCAGCTCAACCCCGCCGACGACGCGTTCAGCGACCGCGTGCCCAAGGGCAAGGTGGTGACGTTGAAGCCCGCGCCCGGCACGCAGGTGCCGATCGGCTCGGTGGTGACGATCGTGCTGAGCAAGGGCTCGGAGCCCAAGCCGGTGCCTAGCGTGACCGGCAAGTCGAAGGACGAGGCGTTCGCCGAGCTGAGCGCGGCCGGGTTCGAGCCGGTCGAGGGCAAGGCCGAGTTCTCCGAGTCGGTCGACGGCGGCAAGGTGGTCCGGACCGACCCGGCGGCGGGCTCGAACGTGCCCGCGGGCAGCCGGAAGGTGACCGTCGTGCTCTCCAACGCGGTGACCGTGCCGCAGGTCGAGGGCAAGTCGGTCAAGGAGGCCAAGAAGACCCTGGAGGAGGCCGGTCTCAAGGTCGACGTGCAGTTCAACGACCGCGACCGGGCCCGGGTGGTCAACCAGTCGGTGCGCGGCGGTCAGCGCGTGCCCAAGGACACCAAGGTCACGATCATCGCGCTGTAG
- a CDS encoding class II 3-deoxy-7-phosphoheptulonate synthase: protein MNWTVDVPVDTLPELPPLPPEMRDRLDAALGKPAAQQPEWPDAEQVRRVRAVLESVPPITVPAEIDRLRASLAEVARGEAFLLQGGDCAETFADNTEPHIRANIRTLLQMAVVLTYGASLPVVKIGRIAGQYAKPRSSGIDALGLPSYRGDIVNSLVPTPEARVPDPSRMIRAYANAGAAMNLLRAMTTAGMADLHRLHDWNKDFVRQSPAGERYEALAGEIDRGLRFMSACGVNDMSLHTTEIFASHEALLLDYERALLRLDVTGDQPKLYDLSSHFLWIGDRTRQLDGAHIAFAELLSNPIGLKIGPSTTPEMAVEYVERLDPHNQPGRLTLISRMGNGKVRDALPPIVEKVTASGHQVIWQCDPMHGNTHESSTGYKTRHFDRIVDEVQGFFEVHRRLGTHPGGIHIELTGEDVTECLGGAQEISDLDLAGRYETACDPRLNTQQSLELAFLVAEMLRS, encoded by the coding sequence GTGAACTGGACCGTGGACGTGCCCGTGGACACGCTTCCCGAGCTTCCGCCCCTCCCGCCGGAGATGCGCGATCGCCTCGACGCCGCGCTCGGCAAGCCCGCCGCGCAGCAGCCGGAGTGGCCGGACGCCGAGCAGGTGCGCCGGGTGCGCGCTGTGCTGGAGAGCGTGCCGCCGATCACCGTGCCCGCCGAGATCGACCGGCTGCGCGCCAGCCTGGCCGAGGTCGCCCGCGGCGAGGCGTTCCTGCTGCAGGGCGGCGACTGCGCGGAGACGTTCGCCGACAACACCGAGCCGCACATCCGCGCCAACATCCGGACCCTGCTGCAGATGGCCGTCGTGCTCACCTACGGCGCGAGCCTGCCGGTGGTGAAGATCGGCCGGATCGCCGGCCAGTACGCCAAGCCGCGCTCGTCGGGCATCGACGCGCTCGGCCTGCCGTCCTACCGCGGCGACATCGTGAACTCGCTGGTGCCGACGCCCGAGGCGCGCGTGCCCGACCCGTCGCGGATGATCCGCGCCTACGCCAACGCGGGCGCGGCGATGAACCTGCTGCGCGCGATGACCACCGCGGGCATGGCCGACCTGCACCGGCTGCACGACTGGAACAAGGACTTCGTCCGCCAGTCGCCCGCCGGCGAGCGGTACGAGGCCCTGGCCGGCGAGATCGACCGCGGCCTGCGGTTCATGTCGGCGTGCGGCGTGAACGACATGTCGCTGCACACCACCGAGATCTTCGCCTCGCACGAGGCGCTGCTGCTGGACTACGAGCGGGCGCTGCTGCGCCTGGACGTCACCGGCGACCAGCCGAAGCTGTACGACCTGTCGTCGCACTTCCTGTGGATCGGCGACCGGACCAGGCAGCTGGACGGCGCGCACATCGCGTTCGCCGAGCTGCTGTCCAACCCGATCGGCCTGAAGATCGGCCCGTCGACCACGCCGGAGATGGCGGTCGAGTACGTCGAGCGGCTGGACCCGCACAACCAGCCCGGCCGGTTGACCCTGATCAGCCGGATGGGCAACGGCAAGGTGCGCGACGCGCTGCCGCCGATCGTGGAGAAGGTCACCGCCTCCGGCCACCAGGTCATCTGGCAGTGCGACCCGATGCACGGCAACACGCACGAGTCGTCCACCGGCTACAAGACCAGGCACTTCGACCGGATCGTGGACGAGGTGCAGGGCTTCTTCGAGGTGCACCGGCGCCTCGGCACCCACCCGGGCGGCATCCACATCGAGCTGACCGGCGAGGACGTCACCGAATGCCTCGGCGGCGCCCAGGAGATCTCCGACCTCGACCTCGCGGGTCGCTACGAGACCGCCTGCGACCCGCGGCTGAACACGCAGCAGTCGCTGGAGCTGGCGTTCCTGGTGGCGGAGATGCTGCGCAGCTGA
- a CDS encoding DUF2891 domain-containing protein, with translation MPDTRMDDDTTARLLTTAVENVQRDHPVHWSHVVTGDADLVPQRELHPIFAGSFDWHSCVHQTWLAVRLLRLRPGVDGAERAHRVLGSLITEEHARTEAAFFDGPNGGFWERPYGWAWLLVLDAELRTWGSPLAEALRPLSAVLRERYLARVTGSRLPTRTGTHGNTAFATGLVLDAARAVGDEELAAACAGAALRWHREDVGYGGFEPDAADFLSPALTEADLVRRVLPADGFTAWFEAFLPNLDEARWKVLREPVPVDDPGDPHGSHLVGLALSRAWQWRAVADALPAGHRYADLARTAADAHREAGFRHVFGHGYYAEHWLGTFAAYLDLGAFTDA, from the coding sequence ATGCCCGACACCCGGATGGATGACGACACGACCGCCAGGCTGTTGACCACGGCGGTGGAGAACGTCCAGCGGGACCACCCCGTGCACTGGTCGCACGTCGTCACCGGCGACGCCGACCTGGTGCCGCAGCGGGAGCTGCACCCGATCTTCGCCGGGTCGTTCGACTGGCACTCGTGCGTGCACCAGACCTGGTTGGCGGTCCGCCTGCTGCGGCTGCGGCCCGGCGTCGACGGCGCGGAGCGGGCGCACCGGGTGCTGGGCTCGTTGATCACCGAGGAGCACGCGCGGACCGAGGCGGCGTTCTTCGACGGCCCGAACGGCGGGTTCTGGGAGCGCCCCTACGGGTGGGCGTGGCTGCTGGTGCTCGACGCGGAGCTGCGCACGTGGGGCTCGCCGCTGGCGGAGGCGCTGCGGCCGTTGAGCGCGGTCCTGCGCGAGCGGTACCTGGCCAGGGTGACGGGATCGCGGCTGCCGACCCGGACCGGCACGCACGGCAACACCGCGTTCGCGACCGGGCTCGTGCTGGACGCCGCCCGCGCGGTGGGCGACGAGGAGCTGGCCGCGGCGTGCGCGGGCGCGGCGCTGCGGTGGCACCGCGAGGACGTCGGCTACGGCGGGTTCGAGCCGGACGCGGCGGACTTCCTGTCACCCGCGCTGACCGAGGCCGACCTCGTGCGGCGGGTGCTGCCCGCCGACGGGTTCACCGCGTGGTTCGAGGCGTTCCTGCCGAACCTGGACGAGGCGCGCTGGAAGGTGCTGCGCGAGCCCGTGCCGGTGGACGACCCGGGCGACCCCCACGGCTCGCACCTCGTCGGCCTCGCGCTGTCGCGGGCGTGGCAGTGGCGGGCCGTCGCCGACGCGCTGCCCGCCGGCCACCGGTACGCCGACCTGGCCCGCACGGCCGCGGACGCGCACCGGGAGGCCGGGTTCCGGCACGTGTTCGGGCACGGCTACTACGCCGAGCACTGGCTGGGCACGTTCGCCGCCTACCTGGACCTCGGCGCGTTCACCGACGCCTGA
- a CDS encoding 6-phosphofructokinase, whose protein sequence is MRIGVLTGGGDCPGLNAVIRGVVRKGIEAHGWEIVGFRNGWQGPVENLTKPIGLDDVEDILTRGGTILGSSRTNPYKIDGGVDRIRETLAANKVDALIAIGGEDTLGVAKRLTDDGIGVVGVPKTIDNDLGATDYTFGFDTAVHIATEAIDRLRTTAESHHRALVVEVMGRHAGWIALHSGLAGGANVILVPERQFSVDKVVEWVERRFERQFAPIIVVAEGAMPEGGAETLHSGEKDAFGHVRLGGIGTWLAEEIAERTGKESRAVVLGHVQRGGIPTAYDRVLATRFGLHAVDAVADGDFGVMVALRGTDIVRVKLSEATEELKTVPLERYQEAEVFFG, encoded by the coding sequence ATGCGCATTGGTGTGCTCACCGGCGGTGGCGACTGCCCCGGCCTCAACGCGGTCATCCGCGGTGTGGTCCGCAAGGGCATCGAGGCCCACGGCTGGGAGATCGTGGGGTTCCGGAACGGGTGGCAGGGGCCGGTCGAGAACCTGACCAAGCCGATCGGGCTCGATGACGTCGAGGACATCCTCACCAGGGGCGGCACCATCCTCGGCTCGTCGCGCACCAACCCGTACAAGATCGACGGCGGTGTCGACCGGATCCGCGAGACGCTGGCCGCGAACAAGGTCGACGCGCTGATCGCCATCGGCGGCGAGGACACCCTCGGCGTCGCCAAGCGGCTGACCGACGACGGCATCGGCGTCGTGGGCGTGCCGAAGACCATCGACAACGACCTGGGCGCGACCGACTACACGTTCGGCTTCGACACCGCCGTGCACATCGCCACCGAGGCGATCGACCGGCTGCGGACGACGGCCGAGTCCCACCACCGCGCGCTCGTGGTCGAGGTCATGGGCCGCCACGCGGGCTGGATCGCGCTGCACTCCGGCCTGGCCGGCGGCGCGAACGTGATCCTGGTGCCGGAGCGGCAGTTCAGCGTCGACAAGGTGGTCGAGTGGGTGGAGCGGCGCTTCGAGCGCCAGTTCGCCCCGATCATCGTGGTCGCCGAGGGCGCGATGCCCGAGGGCGGCGCCGAGACGCTGCACTCCGGTGAGAAGGACGCGTTCGGCCACGTGCGGCTGGGCGGCATCGGCACCTGGCTGGCCGAGGAGATCGCGGAGCGGACCGGCAAGGAGTCCCGCGCGGTCGTGCTGGGCCACGTCCAGCGCGGCGGCATCCCGACCGCCTACGACCGCGTGCTCGCCACCCGGTTCGGCCTGCACGCGGTGGACGCGGTCGCCGACGGCGACTTCGGCGTCATGGTCGCGCTGCGCGGCACGGACATCGTCCGGGTCAAGCTGTCCGAGGCCACCGAGGAGCTGAAGACCGTTCCGCTGGAGCGCTACCAGGAGGCCGAGGTCTTCTTCGGCTGA
- a CDS encoding polyadenylate-specific 3'-exoribonuclease AS, whose translation MRFFYDCEFIEDGVTIDLVSIGVVDEEGREFYAVSTEFDPAKAGPWVRANVLNQLPSPADKAWRSRERIREDLLDFLGGRKANRDDIELWAWFAAYDHVALAQLWGPMPALPRCLPRFTRDLRQRWEDVGKPRLPQAPADAHDALADARHNLARWKVIETERQRRGFAVR comes from the coding sequence GTGCGGTTCTTCTACGACTGTGAGTTCATCGAGGACGGGGTGACGATCGACCTCGTCTCCATCGGAGTGGTCGACGAGGAAGGCCGCGAGTTCTACGCCGTGTCCACCGAGTTCGACCCGGCCAAGGCCGGTCCGTGGGTGCGCGCCAACGTGCTCAACCAGCTGCCGTCGCCCGCGGACAAGGCGTGGCGCAGCCGGGAGCGGATTCGCGAGGACCTGCTCGACTTCCTCGGCGGCCGCAAGGCCAACCGGGACGACATCGAGCTGTGGGCGTGGTTCGCGGCCTACGACCACGTGGCGCTGGCGCAGCTCTGGGGCCCGATGCCGGCGCTGCCGCGCTGCCTGCCCCGGTTCACCCGCGACCTGCGCCAGCGCTGGGAGGACGTCGGCAAGCCGCGGCTGCCCCAGGCGCCGGCCGACGCGCACGACGCACTGGCCGACGCGCGGCACAACCTCGCCCGCTGGAAGGTGATCGAGACCGAGCGGCAGCGGCGCGGCTTCGCGGTCCGGTAG
- a CDS encoding lysophospholipid acyltransferase family protein has product MLYWLMKHIFLGPLLKLFFRPRIIEGAENIPEGGGAILASNHLAVSDSFFLPLKLSRRVTFPAKIEYFTGKGLKGALQRWFFSGVGQVPIDRSSASAAQGALDTGVRIVREGKLLGIYPEGTRSPDGRLYKGKVGVAWIALESGAPVIPIAMFGTDKANPIGSKMWRPHPIRIKIGKPLDFSRYEGLSGDRFVLRSITDEIMYALMELSGQEYVDVYAAKAKEEPKGPAQGGAKKAKGVDRLPEAKAG; this is encoded by the coding sequence GTGCTCTACTGGTTGATGAAACACATCTTTCTCGGACCACTCCTGAAGCTGTTCTTCCGACCCCGGATCATCGAGGGCGCGGAGAACATCCCCGAGGGGGGCGGCGCCATCCTGGCGAGCAACCACCTCGCGGTCTCCGACTCGTTCTTCCTCCCGTTGAAGCTGTCCCGCCGGGTCACCTTCCCGGCCAAGATCGAGTACTTCACCGGCAAGGGCCTCAAGGGCGCCCTCCAGCGCTGGTTCTTCTCCGGCGTCGGCCAGGTGCCGATCGACCGGTCCAGCGCCTCGGCGGCCCAGGGCGCGCTCGACACCGGCGTGCGGATCGTGCGCGAGGGCAAGCTGCTCGGCATCTACCCCGAGGGCACCCGGTCGCCGGACGGCCGGCTGTACAAGGGCAAGGTCGGCGTCGCCTGGATCGCGCTGGAGTCCGGCGCGCCGGTCATCCCGATCGCGATGTTCGGCACCGACAAGGCCAACCCCATCGGCTCGAAGATGTGGCGGCCGCACCCGATCCGGATCAAGATCGGCAAGCCGCTGGACTTCTCCCGCTACGAGGGGCTGTCCGGCGACCGGTTCGTGCTGCGGTCCATCACCGACGAGATCATGTACGCCCTGATGGAGCTGTCCGGCCAGGAGTACGTCGACGTCTACGCGGCCAAGGCCAAGGAGGAGCCCAAGGGGCCCGCTCAGGGCGGCGCGAAGAAGGCGAAGGGCGTCGATCGGCTGCCCGAGGCGAAGGCGGGCTGA
- a CDS encoding anti-sigma factor RsbA family regulatory protein, which produces MRTGAALGHVGYFHETAFYGSDDDFRSVVVPFLDEGVSAGEPVVVACLPGNERLIRDAVAEPSGVVFLTADQYARPTEAIVSYRKLFAEYAGVAQIRVVGDVPHPGVGAAWDWWSRYEAAVNEVFAEYPLWGLCPYDLRTTPARVLADVLRSHPRVAGVDGAHEPNPRYRPSWALPSAGSTGFEAGPPLVELTDPTAAQARRAVTSVCATTRLSRDEVDDIVYAASEAVTNAQCHGLPPVRLRVWAGPAHVLVAVTDRGGGPAAPSAGLVPTDRSATAGVGLWLTHRTCRDVTMTHDADGYTIRMTVGP; this is translated from the coding sequence ATGAGGACCGGTGCGGCGCTCGGGCACGTCGGGTACTTCCACGAAACCGCGTTCTACGGCAGTGACGACGACTTCCGGTCGGTCGTCGTGCCGTTCCTCGACGAGGGCGTGTCGGCGGGCGAGCCGGTGGTGGTCGCGTGCCTGCCGGGCAACGAGCGGCTGATCCGGGACGCGGTGGCCGAGCCGTCCGGTGTCGTGTTCCTGACCGCCGACCAGTACGCGCGGCCGACCGAGGCGATCGTGAGCTACCGGAAGCTGTTCGCCGAGTACGCGGGCGTGGCGCAGATCCGGGTGGTGGGCGACGTGCCGCACCCCGGCGTCGGCGCGGCGTGGGACTGGTGGTCGCGCTACGAGGCGGCGGTGAACGAGGTGTTCGCCGAGTACCCGCTGTGGGGGCTGTGCCCGTACGACCTGCGGACCACGCCGGCCAGGGTGCTGGCGGACGTGCTGCGGTCCCACCCGCGGGTGGCCGGTGTCGACGGCGCGCACGAGCCGAACCCGCGCTACCGGCCGTCGTGGGCGTTGCCGTCGGCCGGTTCGACGGGGTTCGAGGCCGGTCCGCCGCTGGTCGAGCTGACCGACCCGACGGCCGCGCAGGCGCGGCGGGCGGTGACGTCGGTGTGCGCGACGACCCGGTTGAGCCGGGACGAGGTGGACGACATCGTGTACGCGGCCAGCGAGGCCGTGACCAACGCGCAGTGCCACGGGCTGCCGCCCGTTCGGCTGCGGGTGTGGGCGGGGCCGGCGCACGTGCTGGTGGCCGTGACGGACCGGGGTGGTGGTCCGGCGGCGCCGTCGGCGGGCCTCGTGCCGACCGACCGCAGCGCGACGGCGGGCGTCGGCCTGTGGCTGACCCACCGCACGTGCCGCGACGTGACCATGACCCACGACGCCGACGGCTACACCATCCGCATGACCGTCGGCCCCTAA
- a CDS encoding ROK family protein: MLTVGVDVGGTSVRAGVVDGDGAVLDTARAATPSGEEALEEAIGSAVAELAARHRVTAVGLAVAGFVASDRRTVRFAPHLAWRQAPVADRIARRVGLPVVLEHDANAAALAEHRFGAARGAKIAALVAIGTGIGGALLIDGQVFRGAYGVAPELGHLRLVPDGRPCPCGKNGCWERYCSGTALSTTAVELLARHPGGSTVLAREAVGDPRAVTGRRVAGAARDGDPLAQRAMADLARWLGEGLALVADVYDPEVVVIGGGVSESAPLFLDDARERYAAVVTGSGHRPLARIRTAQLGDDAGIVGVASLARDVAVHTARNGRHR; encoded by the coding sequence GTGCTGACTGTCGGCGTCGACGTCGGCGGGACGAGCGTGCGCGCGGGTGTGGTCGACGGCGACGGCGCGGTCCTCGACACGGCGCGCGCGGCCACGCCCAGCGGCGAGGAGGCGTTGGAGGAGGCGATCGGCTCGGCCGTCGCCGAACTGGCCGCCCGGCACCGGGTGACCGCGGTCGGCCTGGCCGTGGCCGGGTTCGTCGCCTCGGACCGGCGGACCGTTCGGTTCGCGCCGCACCTGGCGTGGCGGCAGGCGCCGGTGGCGGACCGGATCGCCCGGCGCGTCGGCCTGCCGGTGGTGCTGGAGCACGACGCGAACGCCGCCGCGCTCGCCGAGCACCGGTTCGGCGCGGCGCGCGGCGCGAAGATCGCCGCCCTGGTCGCGATCGGCACCGGGATCGGCGGCGCGCTGCTGATCGACGGGCAGGTGTTCCGCGGCGCGTACGGCGTGGCGCCCGAGCTGGGCCACCTGCGGCTGGTGCCGGACGGGCGGCCGTGCCCGTGCGGCAAGAACGGCTGCTGGGAGCGGTACTGCAGCGGGACGGCGTTGAGCACGACGGCGGTCGAGCTGCTGGCCCGCCACCCCGGCGGGTCGACGGTGCTGGCGCGCGAGGCGGTGGGCGACCCGCGGGCCGTGACCGGGCGGCGGGTGGCGGGCGCGGCGCGTGACGGCGACCCGTTGGCGCAGCGCGCGATGGCCGACCTGGCGCGGTGGCTGGGGGAGGGGTTGGCGCTGGTCGCCGACGTGTACGACCCCGAGGTGGTGGTGATCGGCGGCGGCGTGTCGGAGTCCGCGCCGCTGTTCCTGGACGACGCGCGCGAGCGGTACGCGGCCGTCGTCACCGGGTCCGGGCACCGGCCGCTGGCCCGGATCCGGACCGCGCAGCTGGGCGACGACGCCGGCATCGTCGGCGTGGCGAGCCTGGCGCGCGACGTGGCGGTGCACACAGCCCGCAACGGCCGGCACCGTTGA